Below is a window of Poecile atricapillus isolate bPoeAtr1 chromosome 2, bPoeAtr1.hap1, whole genome shotgun sequence DNA.
CTGTGGCCTCTCttaaaaggggggaaaaaaaatgtggaagaagAACAGAAGAATATATCTATACAAATGCAGACATGGAAGTTTATGTTTCTTATTTTCATCCTGCTACCAGTCTGGCATGCTCCAGGCTgacttacttattttttatgGAAATAAGTTCTCAGTGTCCTGTGATCCAGAATCCAGCCACAGTTCAGGTCAGAGCTGACAGCAGCTGAGGAGTTTTGCAACAGAGTCATTGGAAGAAAGTAGCTGCCAAAGCAGCCTGGTGAAAACTAACAACAGAGCAGAACAGCAAGATGGAAAACATAAGTGTCTGGTTTTTTACCTTTCAAAACAATGTCGGGATGAGATATCACACCAGTGGGGCATTGCCAGAATAGCAACTGCCAGTGCTGCCTGCTGACAACAGGGGAGGATTAGGTATCGCCCCCATCTTCCATTTCATAGAAAAGCTGGGGATGTACATACATGCATTCAGACACCTGCTTCAGCCCTGTGTGCTTTCCTCTGGAACACTAAGTTAGTCTTGTAAACAAGAAAAGGCTTTGCAATGTGGATTTAAGAACACTAATAACCCAAATTTGCACTTCAACTGCGAGCCCATGCTTCTGTAGATTTAAGCCTTGAAACTAGGACAATTGTTGTGATGCGGGTAGAATAAGCCCCAATCTCTTATGGTAAAATGCTTAGAGCAGTAAATATTTACTATTAAGCCAACCAGGATCCATTTCCtctaattaaaacatttttatcctGGTGCTGTTTCATCCCTTACCACTAAACGAAAAATGTATTTAAGTTAGCACTGCTCCTGAAAGTGATCCCACTGAGCTGTAAAGTCAATCAGAGATCATCTCCTGAGGGGCAGCTGATGATACAAGCCCCATAGTGTGCCAGGGAGGACTGAAGTTCCTTGGATAAAGACCAAAGTACCTATATGGGAGAAAAACGAAAGCATGTCCATTTATTCCCAAATTTACCACTTGGCTTCCAAGCTCAAAGTTCcagcaggattttttccccctagctTTAAAATTGTTGCTGCTATAAAATATGTACTTGGGGTTCGAATTGAACATATTAAACTTCTTCATATAGCTCAGGACCTTACAGCCTATCCTTACCACCTTTTCATGAATGAAGTCCTGCCAAGTCAGTAATTACAAGGAGGACACAGAGACAAGGTGGTTTTTACAATTTCTTTTGATTGCTCATGTCCTACCTAATGCCTGCAGTGATGAACAGCACTCTTAGCTGGCTGTATTACTCCACCAGACACCACCATATTATATAATGGGAAgcaaaaataatacaatttaaatACAGGATATTGCATAAGGAACAGCTAATGCTGCACGTCTCTGAATTTATGGTGCCTGATTTCCTGTAGCTTCCTCTGCTGTGGAGTTTACAGTGTTCACTAATGCAGCTCGGgcacactgcagccttcctcTCTCTATGGGCACCAAttcttttccagcagctgccttttgCCAAGGAAATTGTATAATGGCAGTTCTGCAGCTTTGACAAATGTGACTGAGGTTAGTCACACAGCTAAAACATAatttttggaagagaaaaagtgAACCAAACTCATTGACTCAGGAAATGAGTTTGCTGATGTAATTTTTGTGTCCCCCCCAATGGCATTTATGTAGTCATTTTATCACTTTAAGTGGTATTTCCcagttctaaaaaaaaaaaaaaataaataaaaaaccaaaaccaaaagaaaccaaaccaaacaacaaaaacaaaccaaaccaaatcaggAGGAAATTCCCATGGAAGCAGAAAAGAATTCTGCTAACTTCATCTGTTCATTTCATTGCAGCAAGGATTTCTCCTCTGATTTCTGCCCTATGCTGCACAAGCTGAAGGACACTTGTAACTTGCCTCCAACTCACACGGCAAGATTTGTAAGGAGTTAACCAGATCATGGCCACCAAGTGACTGAGTGAcaatattttcttgaaaatcaAATAAACGAGCACATCAAAAGTACCCACCAAAAAGCAACTGAAAAGAACAAAGCTACTTAGTATTTGGGAAGAGTAATATGACATGGACAAAAGAGATGTAAAAGTGAAATACTTCAACCACAAGCTGAAACAATGGCCTGGCTAAGTCAGGGAATGCTAGGTGAAGAGATGAAAACCTTGGGGCtagggactgggagggaatgAGAAATGTTTTTTATATGGAGATGGAAGAGAAGTCACCAACACTGGGACTGGCCCCAGCTGACCAGAACTTAAATTGTGCATTAATCAGCACACATCCTTCTCCCTTATGCCTTCTGTGTGATGCGCTTGCTATTTGCTTGAAAGGCTTCTTCTAAACCTCATTTTAAGGACCTAGGGTGGAGTCCCTACTTTCCCACCATGTTTATCATGCCAAATACCATGCCAACACAATTTTTACAGTAGATTCAAAGTTCTGGTACAATATACAATAGTGAGCTACAAGGGAGATGGGTCACACGAGGGAAATAGCAGACAAAAATCATTCTACCTGCCAGACTTCTGGCTAAATTGAGTTACTTTTAAGGGCTCAGGGAACATGGGAATACAAAGAACAAGATGTAACTAGGATGCAAAGATAAAACTTTGGGCAGTCAGGAAAACAGTTGTCCAGACAAATAGAGAGAACTCAGGAGGAGTTAAGCAGCAATGTAGActacaaatgaaaaatctgtGGCAGCCCAGTGCCGTACTAGTGCAACACCACTGAGAGGCACATTGAAAGATGGGGCTGTGAACCTTCAGTTCATTTGTTTACGACATTATTTAAAATCAAGTTTACCCTCCAAACATATAGCCTCCTGtagataaaatgaaatttattttcttccccaatGCATTGGAATATTACTTGTTacaaaaatctaaattatttaCTTTAGTTCTACAGCTCATGTCACCCACTGCAAAATCTGTGTGTTTTGAAcaatttttcttcacagtacagaaaaaaaaagagccaaaaCCTAGCTAAATGTCTATCATGAAAAGacaattttattccaaatttaaaCCTGTAAATAAacttatattttcatttacaaaTGAAGAAAGTTTAAGCATACTGTGAAGGCCAAATGTATTTCCACTTTGCTTCTCTAGAAACCAATAACTGGTATTTGAGGACTGGCACAGACTAAATATACTAAAGAAACTCCACCTCTGAAACATAGATACATAAAActtagaaaaattattatttcccaGGTCAACACTTTCTATCTTGTTTGGGAAACAAAGCAGATGATGACTTTTATATCACAGTTTGTATGCTTGCATAGTGTAGCACAAGGCAAAGGAAAGGAGAATTTGCAATGAGTCAACAGAAACCTTCTGGCAATACTTCAGCTGGTCCAACATCTTTTAAAATGTGTCTTCCAAAATCAAAACGAGCCATGTTTGATCCATTCCCTTATGAAGGATTGACATATTCTATATTTTGAAGAAGACAAAAACTTATATGGCAAGATGTAAGTGACAAAGATGTGTCGGTGAATTCTGCAAGTTATCTGAAACAAGGGCCAAAATTCCTTTTACTGAATCATCACACACTCTGCGTAACACTTAACTTACTATAACCTTGTTCATATATACATCTCCCAGCCTTGCACAAAGGAGAAAGTAAAAGCTATTTTTGAAGTAATTTAGGAAGCTTAAAAACCAGCCAGTCACAGTGAAATTTATTAGCATCTTTTCTACGCCTCACTTCAACTGCCACTTTATTGAAAAGTGTTATTCTAGTAAAATCCTTAAAAGGAATGTCTCGAGGCTTTCAATGACTACAAAGGACACTTGTAAAGTTAGCTGTTCTCATTAGTATACAGGGGCTAGGgtttggggaggaggaaggggggggagggaaaggagatGCAAAATCGATGCATAATTATCAGTGGCAAAAAGTTCAAGTCAAACTTGCCAGCTTTCAGAATTCCAGCTGACCCTCACCCATATATTTTTAACCATAGTTAACTATTCAGGCTCCACCAACTATGCCCAGCTTTTAGCTTGTTTCCTCCAGCTTTTTTAGTAATTAAACTACTCATCCCTGGGTTCAAATTCAACATCTGCACAGCAAATACCTACCTCCCTGAGCATCTAAAGGACAAATACAGGAATAAGTAGTTCTTCAGTTGTGGCTAGTGGTTATATTCTTTGTACCTgctattaaactttttttttcctggagaaagaaataaacaagaaaattgcaaatgaaaattcatttgAAGGATAACTGACACAGTATATCATTGTATTAGGCAGTAAGAATTAATGGCAGATCCAAATCTTTTCCAAGTGCAAAATGCCACAAAAGCAGCCCAGGTTATGAGAAAGGACTTCAGATGTTAGTAATTAAGAAGATTCAAAAATGCaccaaacttcttttttttttgcattttacatGCTTTGATATGGAAAAACTACATTCAACTTATAAATTAGTCAAGATAAAGCTAATAATATCACATACTGGTTCTAATGCAGGAGGAATCTAGTGAGACATCACAAAAACCTTCAGCATGAGTTTCTAGTagcagctgtggcacagaaagaaatctaaaatattttgtggatTTAATGTATTCACGAAAGAACTAATCACACAAGTAAACGTAGCTGCTCAAATTGCTCTCTTGGACAAAGGCAAAcatcttccattttctttcatgtggGATTGCTACCTTCTTCAAAGGAGAAGCTTTTACCTCAAATTGAGTGGGGGTTGGGAGATTGTTAAGCTCCAGTCTGTCTGATGTGTTCAGTTCTGATCTTGAAGCTCAATGGCTCCTAAAAACGCAACATAGGATTTTACAAAGGAAGCTATGCAAAATAGGTATTGGAACTTAATGACCAGCATTGAATTATCAAATTCTGGTTTATagatctttaatttttttttgattgctgCCTAGACCTCTTCTCTTTCCTAGTCTTTTTTCAATCCTCagagaaccaaaaaaaaaaaaaaaaaaaaaatatcaaaacaacccaaacaagTGACCAACACAAGCCATGTTCCTTCCCCAGCACAAAATACCTAGTTTTTGTTTCAGTATGATTTGACTTAAAAATTCCATCAGCCACATTCTCGGCTGCTCGAAGGGGCGTCTCACGGCTTACAAATGAACGCTGCTGGCAAACAAAGGGGCTCAGTTGCATCTCCGTGCATTAATAACCGGTGTCCCACTGCATCAGACTATGCGGATTGTtgtggggaattttttttttttttttgcttgcaaAATGGAGATCTTACAACTGAAAGAAGATCAAGGGGAAACGTGCCTACACAGTTTTGTTCTCATGAATCAGAATTCATTTCCCCTTAACAATGAGACACAgacccaaaaataaaaacaagaccACGTTTATTCAATACAGACAGGTTAATTAAGACAGTAAGTCCTGCAAATCAGGAACACATTTCAAACGCTCCGGTACGAAGTGCATATATTTAAAATCAACAGCTGCATCTTGTACTTGAGCCATTGAGTTTGTCGGGAAAGGGTGGATtcagggtttttctttttggtagAAAAAACTTGTGTCGGCTACCTTATGTGAACAATGCATCTCAGGCTCCATTCACTCATTTGTTTTAAGTCCAGCTGCCTTCCAGCTTTGatattcacatttttaaaaactgcttcaTACAGTCACAACgagaaataataacaataaacgttaaaataacaacaaataaacccccaacaaaaaaccaaaccagcccgggaggggaaaggaaacaCCTCCCGCCGGGGTCAGCGAGGATTATTGCAAATGGCTCCTGGGAGACGGAGGAGCTCCGCGGCAGCGGGGGACCGGCGGCGGGGGGGTCCGCGGCCTCGGCCGGGCTGCCCCGGCggggggaggagaaggaggagctCCCGGGGAAGGCAGAGGAGAAGGGGGGCACAACAACGGCTCGGGGCGGGCGGCGTGCGCGGCCTCGCCGGCTGGGGCTCCGCGGGGTCCGCGCCGTGGGTGACCTTGGGGCGGGGGGGTTCGGGCACCCTCCCCGTCCCAACCGGCCCCGGCGGCCCAGCTGCCGGGACACACTTACATCCTGGCGGAGCCCGCACCGCGCTCCCGCAGCCCGCCCGGCGGGGGCTCCGCCGCCAGCGGCCGCGCTCCTTCGCCCCGGtcaccgccgccgccgctcgtCCCCGCCGGCTACTGCAGGGGCtgcaccgccgccgccgccgccgcctcgccgtccgcgccgccgctccccgccgaGGCGCTGCCGCTGGAGGCCGCGGatgccgctgccgccgccgccgccgccgccagctGCAGCCGCCGGACGGCTTCTTTGATGAGGTTGCCGGAAAGgatgagctgctgcaggagccgGTGCGGGTCCTCCTCCTCCGCCGGCCCGTCGCCCGGCCCCGGCGGAGGCTGCTTCCTCCGGCGGGCGGCGCTCCGCAGCCAGCCCCGTCCGCACAGCTGCTTGGTCACCCGCTGCTGGCCGCTCCGATCCGGCCGCGGAGCCTCAACGTGTTGCGAGTGAGCTTGCGGCGGGGCCGGTCCCCGCGGCGCCagcagcccggccccggccccgccgccgctgcaGCACCGCGGCGAGTAGGGGGCGGCGCGGTCgcgggcgctgcccggccccaGGTGCTTgggggcgcggggcggcggcggcgcccgcTGGGCGCTTAGCTGCAGCACCTCGCCCAGCTTGGCCACCAGCGCGTCCACCTCCTTGGAGCCCGCCTGTCCCACGGCGACCGGGcgctccagcagcaggaagcgCTCGCCCGGGCGGCACGGCATCTCTGCCGGGTCCCCGCCGTGCCGCAGCCGCCGCAGCGGGACCggggccgccgcccgcccgccgccccgcgcGCGCGCGAGCACACGCGGCTCCGGCGCTGCGGTCGCGGCTGGAGCTCGGCCCGCTGGCGTTGGTTTGTAAACAATGGGTGACGCGCGCGCCCGGGCGCCTCCCACTGCGCCGgccgggggggggaggggggcggCCCTCCGGACCAACCGCTCGCCGACCGCTCCCGGGGACGGCGCCCCGACCGGGAAGGGCTCGGCCGACAGCGCGGGGGCCGCTTCCGCCAGCGGGCACCGCCGGCCGGGCGAGGCCGCCCCGCGACCACCGAGCGCGACGCTCCCTGTTCCGTTCCCTTCCCCCCCCCGTCTACGCTCCGCGTGGACCGGCCCGCTTTCAAACCCCGCACCTCGGGTCTCGGGGGTGGAGCATCGGTGATTGGCAggagggggcggggcgggcggcgcggcggaGGGTCCCGCACCGCCCCGTCGCCTCGGGACGGTCGCTTAGATGGGGGCACGGGGGGCAACGGGGAGGGCGAGCGGCGCCCGGTGACCGCCCCGCGGCCGCCCGGTGACCGCAGGGCCGGtgccgctcccgccccgccgTTAACGGCCCGCGGGGCGCCGGTGCGGGCGCGCGCCGGTGCCCCCGTGAGCGCCCGGCGGTTGCGCGCGTGCGGCTCTCCCGCAGCACCGCGCGCCTGGAGCGGGAGCTGGCGCTTCCCAGCGGAGCGCGACCGGCCCGCACCGGCCTCTCCGGGAGCGACCGCTGCCATCCCCGGTACCCAGCGCAGTCTCCCGCAAGGTTCCGTGCTGGGATCGCCGCGCGTTCGTGCCGCAGCGCCCGGCTCTGACCGCTCGGTTCGCGCTCGCCGGCCGCCTTTGCCCTGACTGCTGTGTCCGCTCTGTGCCCACACCAGCAGCGCACTGGTTTGAGATTTAATTCCTTGAGATAGAAATGCATTAGGAACCTTATTTTGCATCACCAGAATTAGCAGACGTGAAGTAACTCTGTGCAGGTGTTCTGTCGGGATTTCTGTCAGCCCGCGGTTTACTTCACCACCTGCATCAAGGCTCTGCCCCGTCCCTTCGTGTCCCAGTCccattccttcccttttttctgtcACTGCATCATTCAAGTAGGTGCTGAAATCTCTATGATGAGCCTTAAATAAGGTTTTCTGGGTGTTGGAACTCTGGGGACATAGGCCAGAACACGCTTATATTCACGTGACGGGACATGTGGTCGGCTCCGCTGGGAACAGCTTGTAAGGTGTAAGTTGCACATACACGTAACTGCTCTCACCAGTGTACCTTTGATTAATCAGTAAGCGGCTGGCAAAGGAGAGGGCATGTCCTTTGGTCCGTTTGTCCTCACGTTCTCCTGAACTACTTCCACTTGCTGTACAGAGCAAGAGACCCTGTGCATAAATGCCCATGTTTGTGAACATGTCTGCTATCTGCACTTGGTCACTCCAGCCTAGGTGTCCAAGCCCATTGCTGCATCCCCTGCCTGGATTTATATGAGCTGGGTGTAAATCATGCTACCTAATTGCGTATTATTTATTCATGTGAATAGTTAAAGTACCAATACCTTCTTATTTTCAGCACCTTTGTGGTAACTGTCAATTAAAAATCAGATCACATTTTTCTACAGATGATGAAAAAGAGAGATTTTCTTGACCCCTGCCCGCCCCCCAATATTTTTAACACTTTCACCTTTATTCCTTATTTATGCAGTATCTATTCAAAATCAATAGAAGCAGGCCTACATAAATGCAGTGGATGGATCTACTTCAACTCCAAGGGGGATCTATATTCAGATCACTTCTGAGTAGGTAATCTGGTATTCTATACAAGCAAGACTGCAATAAACCAGTACAGCTTAttccagccttttcttctcccacaaaagcaaaataagctATACCAGCAAAAGCTCAGTGCTGCTTGTGATTACATCTACACCTGGGGCTTTCATGAGCCCGGGAATGATAATCGCAAATCGTGCTTCATTGCATCCCTAACCAAcggcagagctgggaagagctTGCAGGATCGTGCAGATCAGTGCCACAGATAGGGAGCTCAGAGCGCAGTCATTAGCAGAATCCCGATGTCCTCAGatctttttaaatgcaaaattttcATGATGACAGGTTGATAGTGGACTGAGTATCTGCTGAGGGTTTTAGGACTAAACACACTGTAAATGTTTACTCTGAATACTACTGGTCAGGATTAATAGATTTACCAGCGGAACAAAATGAGATTTGTGGACCTTCAGGAGAAGGGTGTTTCAGATTATTATAATTCCTCCTAGAGGAACTGGGAATCTCAGCCATTACTTTGCTACTATCTGCTCTTTTCACTGGATGATGAGAGAAAAGCTAAAATGCTGGAGAAGACAGTATATCCTGTATCTGTGTTTCTCCCTCAAAGATTTGTTTATGTGGGAAAACTGTACCAAAGAGGGTTTAATATGAATTTACGTCATAATCATATCTGTGGAATGGATCTCAGTCTGTCAGCACCCAGAGACCTTTCTGGGATTAAACCCCAATCCATGCTAGGGGCAGATCTAAACTGTCCACAGCCATTATCGGATGTTCCTGGTAGAATACTACAGCAGTTTGTGAACAGCTAGCTGTTTGCTAGTGCCCCTCCTTAGAAATGAGAACAACTTCAGCAgtgtgttttgaaataaagaggCTGTCATAGGTGGCCTGATACAGAGTTTGTGAGCGTAAGTGACAGGGTTGGCTGCCAGGTCAGTCCCAAAGAACCCAAGGCCTCATCAGTTGTATCTGGTCATTTGACCAAGTCCGGAGTAAGCTATAGCTTACTCACTGTATTCTCTTTTAAATTAGGAGGATCACAGCCTGGTTATCATATTTGGTCTTCTACCGCTGGAGatgagctctgcagctctgcttttaCTTTAGCAGTTTACCACAGTAATtgctatttaaaaaatcttcaaaacCCCAAAGCATAGAACACAGAGGATAGGGGGAGGTTCTTCCTAAAGTAAAAGCATAAAAGGAGTTGCAAAACTgttgagaaaatttttctgaCCTCTGACAGTATTTTTCTGAGCAGAAATTTAATAATGACCATTGATGctattcttctttttttccagatgtATTTCTGTGTATGGTCTGCTTCTCTACTGGGATTGCCAAAATTCTCATGGCAACCTGTCGTCTAACTAATTCTATTAGTGAGACATTACAGTTGAGAACAGTGACTGATCCCTTTTTATGATTATTGTTCACTTGCACTCTCACTTTATCTgttcaaatgtttaaaaaagtatttaagaTACTTTTAGTAATACTTGTCTTTCAGATATTCCTAGCAGAAGACAAAATCTGAATTGCATAAACAAGTACTAATTATGTTAATTGTGTGTCCATCTAAAAAAAAGGACATAATTTTACTGTGTTTCCTGCGgttacattttaatttcagaatataAAGGTTAACTTATATATATTACCTTTTGTACTGATCCTGACAACATGGACAACTGGATGTGAATTCTGAGCTTTAAACCTattaaagacaaagaaagaaaacccttAAATCCTTTGAAGTCTGCAATCCAGTGTAATCTCAGTCTTTTGACTACATGTCTGTGTTCAGGATCATGCACGTGTTCTAATCTGTTATGGAGACCCTGTAACCATGTCAATgtgaaaattataaatattactTCATTTATGCAGGTGTTTACATTTCAAACCCTTTTGTTGGAGCTGCACGATCTGTGATCTCAGACTTTGGCATGTGTATAAATGAATCAGGTTGATAAATTCATGATAGAGACTGTGTAGTGTTGCATCACAGTGTTAAAGTATTTATAGTGTTGTTTACAAAACAGTAAGACAGCTTTGAACTGGGTGAACCCAGTGACTAGGAGGTCCTTTCCAGTCCTTTCTCCAGGCGTTTCTCACATCCTTTATTTTCAACAGAAACTTCTGTCATATTTGTTAAATATGCAGAGCTTCTCTTCCTAACACTAGTGTCAATGAAGGATGTTTGTGcaaagtaaattaatttcctgtGCACACTTCAAATGCAGAATGGGGAGAGGCCAGAACACCATCCAAATAAGACAAGCTTAGATTCCCCAATAATTGTTTTGTAATCTGCATTTATAATATATTTCCAAGAACAAAAGacattcctttaaaaacaaCTGAGGTTGCTAAGTGACACAAATGTGTTTACTGTGTCATAACTTTCAAAAGCCAAGCACATTAAAACAAGAGCTTTAATAAGCAACAGTGTCATGAATCTCACCTTGACTCCCAGGGTAAATATAAACCAGTTGGCCAACAGCTTTACATGGTTTGAGATGCCCAGTCTGAGACCTTAATGGAAACAGGAAACATTAGTTGTTCTAGAAAATACAGACTTTGACCCTTAAGGAATTGAAATATGTATACTTTATCCCAATGGATGTTTGGGATTTGTTTCTTTCATGTATTGTTTCTGTTTATCCTCATTCAATTACCTAAGAATTTGCATGTAGGGCTACTGCTTCCTAACAAGGCTGGAAACTACTCTGTCAGTTGTGAGGCTGAGTTACTTCTTTTTGCTGAAgttttcactgtttcttttatcttttagaCACAAAAACCCCTCtccaattttttggggaaggCAAAAAGCTGGCACCTTCTTCTGTCTTCTCACCTCCTTCTAGTATCTGACACACCGATCTGCTGTATTTCAGCTTGTCCAAGCAACCAGAACACAGGGCCCCTTTGGAGGGACCACAGTAACATTCCTTTGGCCTAGTAAGCtgatccttctctttccctaaGCTGCAAAaactcttcttcctcctctgatACACACAGGATGCAGTTgatgccctgtccctgcagcgAATGTACAGAAGTGGACAGTGTGCAGGAATTGCTTCTGAGGAGTGCATTGAGCTACCTGTTCATTAGGAGCTGCCAGGTTGCCTTGCACAACAGCCTCTGCTAGTTTAGGAGTGAGACAGGAGGCGTGGGAAAGGAGCCTACAGACGTCTCAGGGATGCACTAAACTGTGGGGCAACCAAGTGTTTGTTTATTCAAATCATTGACTCACTTCCAGCTTTCCTAATAACTGGAATACATTTTAATGGTAACCTATATTATAAGTAATGAGCCATTGTGTGGGCTCTCATAGGTTTTCCATATAGGCAGTTCCTGACAATAATTTCCATTTATTCAGTCTTttcaaatattgaaatataGGAAGCTGAGATGAAAAGAATATATTGAACGACTCCTAAAATGTCATTAAATGGACTTTAGGAACATCCCTTAAAAAATACCAGATTCAAGAGAAAAGCCCTTTCACCTTTTGTCAAAATACCCTGCACATTTCTGGATGTCCTGACAAAATCCCTTTGCTTGTTTCTATACCTTCAATTGGTAATTGTTTGTTAACCAGACATGTCTCTTGAGAGTTCTGTTAAAACAAGCCTATCTACAGTGAATACTGAAAAGCCATGATCAATAAACTAGTATATAATGATTACAAGTAATGTGTCTCACTCAGCACGTAGggcaaaaaagagaaaaaaaagcctccTGTCTAATTATATTTGAAGTAGACTTGTCTAAAATTAAGGGAGCACTTGTCCCACAAGGACTACAGCCAATTCCACTGAATCAATGGAACCTGGGCAGGACTGCCAACTTTCCGCATTGAAATACCTCCTTCAAGAATACTTTTGATATTAAGCCATTAGAAAAAGATGACTgttacttaaaaagaaaaatgaagaccAGAAACCACCTGAGATCTGATAGCTCCTTCTTGTTTTGAGTCTGAACTGTGCTGTTAGTGCAACATAGGCCCTGAATTTGCTCCTCACAGAAGCATGATCAGCCTACA
It encodes the following:
- the LOC131576525 gene encoding GSK-3-binding protein-like — encoded protein: MPCRPGERFLLLERPVAVGQAGSKEVDALVAKLGEVLQLSAQRAPPPPRAPKHLGPGSARDRAAPYSPRCCSGGGAGAGLLAPRGPAPPQAHSQHVEAPRPDRSGQQRVTKQLCGRGWLRSAARRRKQPPPGPGDGPAEEEDPHRLLQQLILSGNLIKEAVRRLQLAAAAAAAAASAASSGSASAGSGGADGEAAAAAAVQPLQ